The nucleotide window CTGGCGTGCTCAGCCCCACGGACCAGCATTTCTACTACCCCGAACTGGCAGGGCATTAACAATGACGACTGAACTTAATTCAAAAACACCAAATGGTCAGCTTGAACAACGCTGGACGCAGCACAAAGCAGCGATAAAACTGGTTGCGCCCGCTAACCGCCGAAAACATCAGATCATCATTGTCGGCACTGGACTTGCAGGTGCATCGGCCGCTGCCACGCTGGGCGAGCAAGGCTACAACGTTAAGAACTTTTGTTTTCAAGACAGTCCACGGCGTGCACACAGCATCGCCGCCCAGGGCGGCATCAATGCTGCCAAAAACTATCAAAACGACAACGACAGCATCTGGCGTCTTTTCTATGACACCATTAAGGGTGGAGACTTTCGCTCACGCGAAAGCAACGTCTTCCGTTTAGCCGAAGTCGCCAACTCCATCATCGATCAGGCCGTCGCACAAGGTGTGCCTTTTGCTCGTGAATACGGGGGCTTACTTGCCAACCGCTCCTTCGGCGGCGCGCAGGTGTCTCGGACTTTTTACGCCCGCGGTCAGACGGGGCAGCAACTTTTGCTAGGGGCCTATCAAGCACTGAGCAAGCAAGTTGAAGCGGGCACAGTGACCATGTATCCGCGCACCGAAATGCTGGACCTGATCATCGTTGATGGCAAAGCTCGCGGCATTGTAACTCGCGATCTAGTAAGCGGACGGCTGGATGTGCACATGGCCGATTGCGTAGTGCTTGCTACCGGCGGCTACGGCAACGTCTTTTACCTTTCGACCAACGCCAAGGGTTCCAACGCAACAGCTATCCTGCGTGCCTATCGACGAGGCGCTTTGTTTGCTAACCCTTGCTACACCCAAATTCATCCGACTTGCATTCCGCAGTCTGGCGACTACCAAAGCAAACTCACCCTCATGAGTGAATCGCTACGCAACGATGGTCGTGTATGGGTGCCCAAAGACTCTTCCGATTGCAGCAAAAACCCGAGACAAATCCCCGAAGACCGACGGGACTACTACCTTGAGCGCAAATATCCAGCCTTTGGTAATCTTGTGCCACGTGACATCGCATCGCGTTCAGCAAAAGCAGTCTGTGATGAAGGTCGCGGCGTCGGACATGAAATCGAGGGGCAGCGCCGCGGTGTTTACTTGGACTTTTCCGATGCGATCCGCCGCTTGGGCCGAAAAGAAGTTGAGGAA belongs to Myxococcales bacterium and includes:
- a CDS encoding fumarate reductase/succinate dehydrogenase flavoprotein subunit is translated as MTTELNSKTPNGQLEQRWTQHKAAIKLVAPANRRKHQIIIVGTGLAGASAAATLGEQGYNVKNFCFQDSPRRAHSIAAQGGINAAKNYQNDNDSIWRLFYDTIKGGDFRSRESNVFRLAEVANSIIDQAVAQGVPFAREYGGLLANRSFGGAQVSRTFYARGQTGQQLLLGAYQALSKQVEAGTVTMYPRTEMLDLIIVDGKARGIVTRDLVSGRLDVHMADCVVLATGGYGNVFYLSTNAKGSNATAILRAYRRGALFANPCYTQIHPTCIPQSGDYQSKLTLMSESLRNDGRVWVPKDSSDCSKNPRQIPEDRRDYYLERKYPAFGNLVPRDIASRSAKAVCDEGRGVGHEIEGQRRGVYLDFSDAIRRLGRKEVEERYGNLFEMYERITGEDPYEVPMRIYPATHYTMGGLWVDYNLMTTIEGLFAIGEANFSDHGANRLGASALMQGLADGYFVLPYTLPNYLASTELKPVSEDHPEAVSVMKEVQGNIEKLCNTPSPKHSPDWFHRKLGSIIWEHCGMSRTAAGLRQALKEIPELREQFWNEVQIPENGSGMNQTLEKAGRVADFLELGELMCIDALHREESCGGHFREEHQTPEGEAKRNDAAFSYVAAWEHSGNAAYPTLHKENLNFEFVTPSQRSYK